Proteins found in one Zea mays cultivar B73 chromosome 1, Zm-B73-REFERENCE-NAM-5.0, whole genome shotgun sequence genomic segment:
- the LOC100501230 gene encoding putative leucine-rich repeat protein kinase family protein precursor, which translates to MMRDRARGLWALLLVALAAAPWAVLAQGNLTSRSDLAGLYALRGSLGLRARDWPRRADPCTAWAGVGCRAGRVVSLNLAGLRRTRLGRLSPRFDVDGLRNLTRLEAFNASGFGLPGSIPAWLGDGLAPTFQSLDISACAVSGEIPASALVGLGNLTTLNFAGNQLSGQLPATALSRLTRLRTLNLSSNAFSGALPDAVWSLPGLSVLDVSRNNLTGALPTAGFALPANAQVVDLSSNLFYSGVPETFRRLFAQLLLANISGNYFDGKLGVSDGGGGPGGNVSFQSNCFLDVLGQRTQADCQQFYAKRGLPYDGPVIPPAPQPAPSPARKKNRNLKYILIGAIGGSLLLIAGVAAIVFCFVCSVRTGRTDGQRESGASPSAPAPSVVSATGTAAATGGTHPSALSTNMAKVGDSFAYDQIANATSGFGEERLIKHGHSGDLYHGVLQDGTAVVVKRITLRVARKDAYMAELDLFAKGLHERLVPFLGHCLDKEEEKVLVYRFVRNGDLSSALHKKSREEDEGLQSLDWIKRLKIATGVAEALCYLHHECSPPMVHRDVQASSILLDDKFDVRLGSLSEVCPQEGEGHQNVITKLLRFSSTADQGSSGSPSATCPYDVYCFGKVLLELVTGRLGISASNDASTSEWLDATLRYVNIYEKELMSKIIDPTLIIDEDHLEEVWAMAIVAKSCLNPRSSKRPPMKYILKALENPLKVVREDNGNGSGRLRATSSRGSWNAALFGSWRHSSSDIGPSREDNILKRSETIKSSGGSNGDHSSSRRRQSKEIFPEPSGSRDTED; encoded by the exons ATGATGCGCGATCGAGCGCGCGGGCTCTGGGCGCTGCTGCTCGTCGCCCTGGCGGCGGCGCCCTGGGCGGTGCTGGCGCAGGGGAACCTGACGTCGCGGTCGGATCTCGCTGGGCTGTACGCGCTGCGGGGCTCGCTCGGCCTGAGGGCGCGGGACTGGCCGCGGCGTGCGGACCCGTGCACGGCGTGGGCGGGCGTGGGCTGCCGCGCCGGCCGCGTCGTCTCGCTCAACCTCGCCGGGCTGCGGCGCACGCGGCTGGGCCGCCTGTCCCCGCGCTTCGACGTCGACGGCCTGCGCAACCTCACGCGGCTCGAGGCCTTCAACGCCTCGGGGTTCGGGCTCCCCGGCTCCATCCCGGCGTGGCTAGGCGACGGGCTCGCTCCCACTTTCCAGTCCCTCGACATCTCCGCCTGCGCCGTCTCCGGGGAGATCCCGGCCTCCGCGCTCGTGGGCCTCGGCAACCTCACCACCCTCAACTTCGCAGGCAACCAACTGTCCGGTCAACTCCCGGCCACCGCGCTCTCGAGGCTAACGCGGCTCAGGACCCTCAACCTCTCGTCCAATGCGTTTTCGGGCGCCCTGCCTGACGCGGTCTGGTCGCTCCCGGGGCTCAGCGTTCTGGACGTCTCTCGTAACAACCTCACCGGCGCATTGCCCACGGCAGGGTTCGCGCTGCCAGCCAATGCACAGGTGGTGGATCTGTCGTCGAACTTGTTCTATAGCGGCGTGCCAGAGACCTTTCGCCGGCTGTTCGCCCAGTTGCTGCTGGCCAATATTTCTGGGAACTACTTCGACGGCAAGCTAGGAGTGTCCGATGGTGGTGGTGGGCCTGGTGGCAATGTTTCGTTTCAATCGAATTGCTTCCTTGACGTTCTGGGACAGCGTACCCAGGCTGATTGTCAGCAGTTCTATGCCAAGCGTGGCTTGCCATATGATGGTCCAGTTATCCCACCCGCACCACAGCCTGCACCTTCACCGGCAAGGAAGAAGAACAGGAATCTGAAATACATACTGATCGGGGCCATTGGTGGAAGCCTCCTGCTGATAGCCGGGGTTGCAGCCATTGTGTTCTGCTTTGTGTGTTCTGTGAGAACAGGGAGGACGGATGGTCAGAGGGAAAGTGGGGCATCACCAAGTGCACCAGCACCATCGGTAGTGTCAGCTACCGGCACAGCTGCAGCTACTGGTGGCACACACCCTTCTGCATTGTCCACAAACATGGCGAAAGTCGGCGATTCATTTGCTTACGACCAAATTGCCAATGCCACATCGGGATTTGGGGAAGAGaggctcatcaagcatggtcactCAGGTGATCTATACCATGGTGTGCTCCAAGACGGGACTGCCGTGGTGGTGAAGAGGATCACTTTGCGCGTGGCTCGGAAGGATGCCTATATGGCAGAGTTAGATTTGTTTGCTAAAGGATTGCATGAAAGGCTGGTTCCTTTCCTGGGTCACTGCCTTgataaagaagaagaaaaggttcTTGTGTATAGGTTTGTCCGAAATGGTGACTTGTCAAGTGCACTGCACAAAAAGTCAAGGGAGGAAGATGAAGGCTTGCAATCTTTGGACTGGATAAAGAGGTTGAAGATTGCAACGGGAGTAGCTGAGGCTCTTTGCTATCTGCATCATGAGTGTTCTCCACCGATGGTTCATAG GGATGTGCAAGCCAGCAGCATCCTTCTTGATGATAAATTTGATGTACGCCTTGGTAGCTTGAGCGAGGTGTGTCCTCAAGAGGGGGAAGGTCACCAAAATGTTATCACAAAGCTGTTAAGATTTTCTTC GACAGCAGATCAAGGTTCTTCTG GTTCCCCATCTGCAACTTGCCCATATGATGTCTATTGTTTTGGAAAAGTTTTACTGGAGCTGGTGACAGGGAGACTTGGAATCAGTGCATCAAATGATGCTTCCACAAGCGAGTGGCTTGATGCCACCCTGCGGTACGTCAACATTTACGAGAAGGAGCTTATGAGCAAGATCATTGATCCAACGCTTATCATTGACGAGGACCATCTGGAGGAAGTCTGGGCAATGGCGATTGTTGCCAAGTCCTGCTTGAATCCTCGGTCCTCTAAACGCCCGCCAATGAAGTACATCCTAAAAGCACTAGAGAACCCTTTGAAGGTGGTGAGAGAAGACAATGGCAATGGCTCGGGCAGGTTAAGAGCAACATCGTCACGGGGTTCATGGAACGCTGCACTCTTTGGGAGTTGGCGGCATAGCTCGTCTGATATAGGGCCTTCTAGGGAGGACAACATTCTGAAGCGCTCAGAGACAATCAAATCGTCTGGCGGGAGCAACGGGGACCATTCATCCTCCCGCAGGAGGCAATCCAAGGAGATCTTCCCCGAGCCGTCCGGCTCTCGTGACACCGAGGATTAA
- the LOC100501230 gene encoding putative leucine-rich repeat protein kinase family protein isoform X1 has protein sequence MTLSQLHLCAPPHRWHGSTQNQNQNHNNAGAVRSQKPKHPAGSGLWLLKNKPNVATNRGQRRRRKQNQPFHSKPREFQKTLTASAIQASASSLCGSASSISSPLLSSPPHSSLSLSLFPSSGRPVAAAVASAASAVLSGATVAAGELESASASSPTPSTPVTRSGHGPRRRRRRRQEEALEAMMRDRARGLWALLLVALAAAPWAVLAQGNLTSRSDLAGLYALRGSLGLRARDWPRRADPCTAWAGVGCRAGRVVSLNLAGLRRTRLGRLSPRFDVDGLRNLTRLEAFNASGFGLPGSIPAWLGDGLAPTFQSLDISACAVSGEIPASALVGLGNLTTLNFAGNQLSGQLPATALSRLTRLRTLNLSSNAFSGALPDAVWSLPGLSVLDVSRNNLTGALPTAGFALPANAQVVDLSSNLFYSGVPETFRRLFAQLLLANISGNYFDGKLGVSDGGGGPGGNVSFQSNCFLDVLGQRTQADCQQFYAKRGLPYDGPVIPPAPQPAPSPARKKNRNLKYILIGAIGGSLLLIAGVAAIVFCFVCSVRTGRTDGQRESGASPSAPAPSVVSATGTAAATGGTHPSALSTNMAKVGDSFAYDQIANATSGFGEERLIKHGHSGDLYHGVLQDGTAVVVKRITLRVARKDAYMAELDLFAKGLHERLVPFLGHCLDKEEEKVLVYRFVRNGDLSSALHKKSREEDEGLQSLDWIKRLKIATGVAEALCYLHHECSPPMVHRDVQASSILLDDKFDVRLGSLSEVCPQEGEGHQNVITKLLRFSSTADQGSSGSPSATCPYDVYCFGKVLLELVTGRLGISASNDASTSEWLDATLRYVNIYEKELMSKIIDPTLIIDEDHLEEVWAMAIVAKSCLNPRSSKRPPMKYILKALENPLKVVREDNGNGSGRLRATSSRGSWNAALFGSWRHSSSDIGPSREDNILKRSETIKSSGGSNGDHSSSRRRQSKEIFPEPSGSRDTED, from the exons ATGACTCTGTCACAGCTGCATCTGTGCGCACCACCACACCGCTGGCACGGCTCGACCCAGAACCAGAACCAGAACCACAACAACGCGGGCGCCGTCAGATCTCAGAAACCCAAACACCCAGCGGGATCCGGCCTCTGGCTGCTGAAAAACAAACCAAACGTGGCAACAAATCGCGGACagcgcagaagaaggaagcaaaaCCAACCCTTCCATTCAAAGCCCCGAGAATTTCAAAAAACACTAACAGCTTCCGCGATACAAGCATCGGCTTCGTCCCTCTGCGGTTCTGCCTCCTCCATTtcgtctcctctcctctcctctcctccccactcctctctctctctttctctcttccCCAGCTCCGGCCGCCCCGTCGCCGCAGCCGTCGCGTCTGCTGCTAGCGCTGTGCTCTCCGGCGCCACCGTGGCCGCGGGCGAGCTCGAGAG CGCTTCGGCCTCCTCGCCAACCCCATCGACACCTGTAACGCGGAGTGGACATGggccacggcggcggcggcggcggcggcaggaggAGGCGCTCGAGGCGATGATGCGCGATCGAGCGCGCGGGCTCTGGGCGCTGCTGCTCGTCGCCCTGGCGGCGGCGCCCTGGGCGGTGCTGGCGCAGGGGAACCTGACGTCGCGGTCGGATCTCGCTGGGCTGTACGCGCTGCGGGGCTCGCTCGGCCTGAGGGCGCGGGACTGGCCGCGGCGTGCGGACCCGTGCACGGCGTGGGCGGGCGTGGGCTGCCGCGCCGGCCGCGTCGTCTCGCTCAACCTCGCCGGGCTGCGGCGCACGCGGCTGGGCCGCCTGTCCCCGCGCTTCGACGTCGACGGCCTGCGCAACCTCACGCGGCTCGAGGCCTTCAACGCCTCGGGGTTCGGGCTCCCCGGCTCCATCCCGGCGTGGCTAGGCGACGGGCTCGCTCCCACTTTCCAGTCCCTCGACATCTCCGCCTGCGCCGTCTCCGGGGAGATCCCGGCCTCCGCGCTCGTGGGCCTCGGCAACCTCACCACCCTCAACTTCGCAGGCAACCAACTGTCCGGTCAACTCCCGGCCACCGCGCTCTCGAGGCTAACGCGGCTCAGGACCCTCAACCTCTCGTCCAATGCGTTTTCGGGCGCCCTGCCTGACGCGGTCTGGTCGCTCCCGGGGCTCAGCGTTCTGGACGTCTCTCGTAACAACCTCACCGGCGCATTGCCCACGGCAGGGTTCGCGCTGCCAGCCAATGCACAGGTGGTGGATCTGTCGTCGAACTTGTTCTATAGCGGCGTGCCAGAGACCTTTCGCCGGCTGTTCGCCCAGTTGCTGCTGGCCAATATTTCTGGGAACTACTTCGACGGCAAGCTAGGAGTGTCCGATGGTGGTGGTGGGCCTGGTGGCAATGTTTCGTTTCAATCGAATTGCTTCCTTGACGTTCTGGGACAGCGTACCCAGGCTGATTGTCAGCAGTTCTATGCCAAGCGTGGCTTGCCATATGATGGTCCAGTTATCCCACCCGCACCACAGCCTGCACCTTCACCGGCAAGGAAGAAGAACAGGAATCTGAAATACATACTGATCGGGGCCATTGGTGGAAGCCTCCTGCTGATAGCCGGGGTTGCAGCCATTGTGTTCTGCTTTGTGTGTTCTGTGAGAACAGGGAGGACGGATGGTCAGAGGGAAAGTGGGGCATCACCAAGTGCACCAGCACCATCGGTAGTGTCAGCTACCGGCACAGCTGCAGCTACTGGTGGCACACACCCTTCTGCATTGTCCACAAACATGGCGAAAGTCGGCGATTCATTTGCTTACGACCAAATTGCCAATGCCACATCGGGATTTGGGGAAGAGaggctcatcaagcatggtcactCAGGTGATCTATACCATGGTGTGCTCCAAGACGGGACTGCCGTGGTGGTGAAGAGGATCACTTTGCGCGTGGCTCGGAAGGATGCCTATATGGCAGAGTTAGATTTGTTTGCTAAAGGATTGCATGAAAGGCTGGTTCCTTTCCTGGGTCACTGCCTTgataaagaagaagaaaaggttcTTGTGTATAGGTTTGTCCGAAATGGTGACTTGTCAAGTGCACTGCACAAAAAGTCAAGGGAGGAAGATGAAGGCTTGCAATCTTTGGACTGGATAAAGAGGTTGAAGATTGCAACGGGAGTAGCTGAGGCTCTTTGCTATCTGCATCATGAGTGTTCTCCACCGATGGTTCATAG GGATGTGCAAGCCAGCAGCATCCTTCTTGATGATAAATTTGATGTACGCCTTGGTAGCTTGAGCGAGGTGTGTCCTCAAGAGGGGGAAGGTCACCAAAATGTTATCACAAAGCTGTTAAGATTTTCTTC GACAGCAGATCAAGGTTCTTCTG GTTCCCCATCTGCAACTTGCCCATATGATGTCTATTGTTTTGGAAAAGTTTTACTGGAGCTGGTGACAGGGAGACTTGGAATCAGTGCATCAAATGATGCTTCCACAAGCGAGTGGCTTGATGCCACCCTGCGGTACGTCAACATTTACGAGAAGGAGCTTATGAGCAAGATCATTGATCCAACGCTTATCATTGACGAGGACCATCTGGAGGAAGTCTGGGCAATGGCGATTGTTGCCAAGTCCTGCTTGAATCCTCGGTCCTCTAAACGCCCGCCAATGAAGTACATCCTAAAAGCACTAGAGAACCCTTTGAAGGTGGTGAGAGAAGACAATGGCAATGGCTCGGGCAGGTTAAGAGCAACATCGTCACGGGGTTCATGGAACGCTGCACTCTTTGGGAGTTGGCGGCATAGCTCGTCTGATATAGGGCCTTCTAGGGAGGACAACATTCTGAAGCGCTCAGAGACAATCAAATCGTCTGGCGGGAGCAACGGGGACCATTCATCCTCCCGCAGGAGGCAATCCAAGGAGATCTTCCCCGAGCCGTCCGGCTCTCGTGACACCGAGGATTAA